In the genome of Spirochaetia bacterium, one region contains:
- a CDS encoding pyridoxal-phosphate dependent enzyme, with the protein MLINLQVNPEIREKNAKRCKEKGILLPTFKEMINPQLISDDIKKKLSTTGLWDVNPTNLYRITWHNEPKEKGGQYGGVNFIEVPHEITGTKARIFALVGKWFPCGCHKVGATYGCLAPALACGNFDATTQQAVWPSTGNYCRGGAYNSALLNCDSIAILPEEMSQERFNWLKTVAGEVIATPGCESNVKEIFDKCHELDAERGKHIVIFNQFDQFENYLWHYEVTGQAIIEVLHKLGIKDKSFRAYISATGSGGTLAAGDHLKKEYPHMKIVAAEALQCPTLQRNGFGGHRIEGIGDKHVPWIHNVKNTDMVVSVDDEDCMNVYRLFNEKLGTEYLASKGVSKKDIDNLPLFGISGVGNLLAAIKTAKYYEMDEDDVLFTVLTDSSAMYTSRIAELEQKKGKFTHDDAVAIYSGALMAQDIDNVAELSYYDRLRIHNLKYYTWVEQQGKTYEEIKRQWYDKDYWEELPRLTSEIDKRIEEFNDLIRSI; encoded by the coding sequence ATGCTGATAAACTTACAAGTCAATCCGGAAATCAGAGAAAAGAACGCCAAAAGGTGCAAGGAAAAGGGAATCCTTCTACCGACGTTCAAGGAAATGATCAATCCTCAGCTGATCTCCGACGACATCAAGAAAAAACTTTCCACGACAGGCCTGTGGGATGTCAATCCGACAAACCTGTACAGGATAACATGGCACAATGAGCCCAAGGAAAAAGGCGGCCAGTACGGTGGAGTCAACTTCATTGAGGTTCCTCATGAAATCACCGGTACAAAAGCAAGGATATTTGCTTTGGTCGGCAAGTGGTTCCCCTGCGGTTGTCATAAGGTAGGTGCGACCTATGGATGCCTCGCTCCGGCTTTGGCTTGTGGCAATTTTGATGCAACCACACAACAAGCGGTATGGCCTTCTACCGGAAACTATTGCCGCGGCGGTGCTTACAATTCTGCACTCCTCAACTGCGATTCCATTGCAATCCTGCCGGAGGAAATGAGCCAGGAACGTTTCAATTGGCTGAAGACAGTTGCCGGAGAAGTCATTGCAACCCCAGGTTGTGAATCAAACGTAAAGGAAATCTTCGACAAGTGCCATGAGCTTGATGCTGAACGTGGCAAGCACATCGTCATTTTCAACCAGTTCGACCAGTTCGAAAACTATCTGTGGCATTATGAAGTAACAGGACAGGCAATCATTGAAGTCCTGCATAAGCTTGGCATCAAAGACAAGTCGTTCAGAGCTTATATTTCTGCAACCGGTTCAGGCGGCACACTCGCAGCAGGTGACCATCTCAAGAAGGAATATCCGCACATGAAGATTGTCGCAGCAGAAGCATTGCAGTGCCCCACTTTGCAGAGGAATGGTTTCGGCGGTCACAGGATTGAGGGTATCGGTGACAAGCATGTACCATGGATACATAACGTCAAGAATACAGACATGGTCGTTTCAGTCGATGATGAAGACTGCATGAACGTCTATAGACTGTTCAACGAAAAACTGGGAACTGAATATCTTGCAAGCAAAGGCGTAAGCAAGAAAGACATCGACAATCTTCCTCTCTTCGGCATCAGCGGCGTAGGCAACCTGTTGGCAGCCATCAAGACAGCCAAGTACTATGAAATGGATGAAGATGATGTACTCTTTACCGTACTGACCGATTCCAGTGCCATGTATACCTCCAGGATTGCTGAACTTGAGCAGAAGAAGGGAAAGTTCACCCATGATGATGCCGTAGCAATCTATAGCGGAGCATTGATGGCACAGGACATCGACAATGTTGCTGAGCTTTCCTATTATGATCGTCTGCGTATACACAACCTGAAGTATTATACTTGGGTCGAGCAGCAGGGCAAGACCTATGAGGAAATCAAACGGCAGTGGTATGATAAGGATTACTGGGAAGAGTTGCCAAGGCTCACTTCCGAAATAGACAAGAGAATCGAAGAATTCAACGACTTGATCCGTTCCATCTGA
- a CDS encoding pyridoxal-phosphate dependent enzyme: MRYTYRCCDCGKEFASDEVVYQCPDCSQHQDEGTFPKGNLIVELNQEDLDALRKKEHVTFYDFFPFPVPDKDCYPVGNTPLAHPRRLAEKLGLPNLTCKLDTQLLSGSFKDRASQLVAAQALHYGTRKIALASTGNAGAAMSCAGAAYGLDIILFVPETAPINKLMQSVLYGATVVPVKGTYDDAFALSIAYTKHFGGINRNTAYNPMTIEGKKSVSIELFEQMERNVPDVMYVPVGDGCIFAGVFKGFYDLKKAGLIDRIPHLVAVQSKQSNAIAKAWRTHEMEAIEKASTRADSISVENPANGRMAVKYIDESKGWAVEVEDKDILAAQLELTSKAGIFAEPAAACAWAGLEKDAESLKKKFGADVSVCVLLTGTGFKDMAVFQGRATIPAAIENSEEAVIARFS, translated from the coding sequence ATGCGATATACCTACAGATGCTGTGACTGTGGAAAAGAATTTGCCAGTGACGAGGTCGTGTACCAATGCCCTGACTGTTCCCAGCACCAGGACGAAGGCACATTTCCAAAGGGCAATCTGATCGTCGAACTCAACCAGGAAGATCTGGATGCACTGCGCAAAAAAGAACATGTTACGTTCTATGACTTCTTCCCCTTCCCCGTACCAGACAAAGACTGCTATCCTGTCGGAAATACACCGCTAGCACATCCACGGAGACTTGCAGAAAAGCTAGGGCTTCCTAACCTTACCTGCAAATTGGATACCCAGCTCCTGTCCGGTTCATTCAAGGACAGGGCTTCACAGCTAGTAGCTGCACAGGCACTCCACTATGGCACTAGAAAGATTGCACTTGCTTCAACAGGTAATGCGGGAGCAGCTATGAGTTGTGCGGGAGCAGCCTATGGGCTTGATATCATCCTGTTCGTCCCTGAAACAGCACCGATCAACAAACTGATGCAGAGTGTCCTGTACGGAGCTACGGTTGTCCCTGTCAAAGGGACCTATGATGATGCATTTGCCCTTTCCATTGCTTACACCAAGCATTTCGGAGGTATCAACAGAAACACTGCCTACAATCCGATGACTATCGAAGGCAAGAAATCAGTTTCCATTGAACTGTTTGAACAAATGGAAAGAAATGTACCCGATGTCATGTATGTACCGGTAGGAGATGGTTGTATCTTCGCTGGTGTGTTCAAAGGATTCTATGATTTGAAGAAAGCCGGATTGATTGATAGGATTCCACATTTGGTCGCTGTGCAGAGCAAGCAGAGCAATGCTATTGCAAAGGCTTGGAGAACACACGAAATGGAAGCCATAGAAAAAGCGTCGACCCGTGCAGATTCCATTAGTGTTGAAAATCCTGCCAATGGCAGGATGGCTGTAAAGTATATAGATGAAAGCAAAGGCTGGGCTGTTGAAGTCGAAGACAAAGATATCCTTGCTGCACAACTTGAACTGACCAGCAAAGCCGGTATCTTTGCAGAACCGGCAGCAGCCTGTGCTTGGGCAGGATTGGAAAAAGATGCTGAGTCCCTAAAGAAAAAATTCGGTGCAGATGTCAGCGTCTGTGTCCTGCTTACAGGAACAGGTTTCAAGGATATGGCGGTATTCCAAGGAAGAGCCACCATTCCTGCTGCCATTGAAAACAGTGAAGAAGCAGTCATTGCACGATTCTCCTAA
- a CDS encoding transposase → MPGFAVPEEIRRLKPSSDSVVKAIGGKYYVYTYKARKLADGKWGTSTGKCIGKIIPGVGFAPNANYGTCHDDELTILEYGQYALLMSLAGETFADLKAAFPLRKAAQILAYSMILYANGFSHMDQVGMLYAQSWLPLAYRDYSFGMGQAAISSLLDGLGRKRNGVEAFERAQIAKGSGTVGIDGHVIRSCSGRNGLAEPGYKAGELKADQVNVLVALDLASERPLCTRVFRGSSVDKASVKDFLGDYRFRDTLFVVDRGFFSRDNLSLFSRDGNTYITPEPSNTAACRKATANLCFDDEFCCARGKTVTAMVQYRQVDLEDGVRLFVYRDLLENGKARYNYTRCLEEGKSGYTEEGLAANKELWGVSVLRTDTGLSAQEVYDRYKDRWKIETYYDYVKNYRRFTNLRIEGYYQEQGFAFIMLVVGLLHQSLKAAIKKTGRTTCSTLDAIIAARYMKLSKHGKTWRIDNKRKKDLAYFKKLGFEPELTL, encoded by the coding sequence ATGCCCGGTTTTGCGGTTCCTGAGGAAATACGGCGCCTGAAGCCCTCCTCCGACAGTGTGGTCAAGGCCATCGGCGGGAAGTACTATGTGTACACCTACAAGGCCAGGAAGCTTGCGGACGGGAAATGGGGGACGAGTACCGGCAAGTGCATCGGCAAGATCATACCGGGCGTGGGGTTTGCCCCCAATGCGAACTATGGGACTTGCCATGACGATGAGCTGACCATCCTCGAATACGGGCAGTATGCGCTGCTCATGTCGCTTGCCGGGGAAACCTTCGCGGACCTGAAGGCGGCGTTCCCCCTCAGGAAGGCGGCACAGATCCTGGCATACTCGATGATCCTCTATGCGAACGGGTTCTCCCACATGGACCAGGTGGGGATGCTCTACGCCCAGAGCTGGCTCCCCCTCGCATACAGGGACTACTCCTTCGGCATGGGGCAGGCCGCAATATCTTCTCTTCTGGACGGGCTCGGGAGGAAGCGGAACGGCGTGGAGGCATTCGAACGTGCGCAGATCGCCAAGGGTTCGGGTACCGTCGGCATCGACGGCCATGTCATCCGTTCCTGTTCCGGAAGGAACGGCCTCGCCGAACCGGGGTACAAGGCCGGCGAACTGAAGGCGGACCAGGTGAACGTGCTGGTCGCCCTCGACCTTGCCAGCGAGCGGCCGCTGTGCACCCGGGTCTTCAGGGGATCGAGCGTCGACAAGGCGAGCGTGAAGGATTTCCTGGGGGACTACCGGTTCAGGGATACGCTCTTCGTCGTCGACAGGGGGTTCTTCTCCCGGGACAACCTTTCCCTCTTTTCCCGGGATGGGAACACCTACATCACACCGGAGCCATCGAACACGGCCGCATGCAGGAAGGCGACCGCGAACCTTTGCTTCGATGACGAATTCTGCTGTGCCCGGGGAAAGACCGTCACCGCGATGGTGCAGTACCGGCAGGTCGACCTGGAGGACGGTGTGAGGCTTTTCGTTTACCGCGACCTCCTGGAGAACGGGAAGGCACGGTACAACTATACCAGATGCCTGGAGGAAGGGAAAAGCGGATATACGGAGGAAGGCCTTGCTGCGAACAAGGAGCTGTGGGGCGTCTCGGTGCTCCGCACGGACACCGGGCTGTCGGCGCAGGAGGTCTACGACAGGTACAAGGACCGCTGGAAGATAGAGACCTATTACGACTACGTGAAGAATTACAGGAGGTTCACGAACCTCAGGATAGAGGGGTATTACCAGGAGCAGGGCTTTGCCTTCATCATGCTCGTGGTCGGGCTCCTGCATCAGAGCCTCAAGGCCGCAATCAAGAAAACGGGACGGACGACCTGCTCGACCCTCGACGCCATCATCGCCGCAAGGTACATGAAGCTATCGAAGCATGGCAAGACATGGCGGATAGACAACAAAAGAAAGAAGGACCTTGCCTATTTCAAGAAACTCGGATTCGAACCCGAGCTTACCCTGTGA
- a CDS encoding S8 family serine peptidase, whose protein sequence is MARIRGIFERIFLFPCLLLLSLTGCSMSTTKSPSYTVTVSWKSYMADTDLETAGTTTASGNTVSSSSHSTADAASSAVGSVTTFVTGSKFPEIQDSTRFIVGYSHENSSFSADRLGDLHTMENKFLDNMGITRYTRQQPENTIHPAPFDRMEVPTGKFNSTEDIAQEMNKNFKEQGGTGTEVAYVEPDYTIQAFSTAPDDPSYDMQWNMQDNYMDIPDLHEITSGSSDITVAVIDTGVYEDGEDFSSDTFVTGYNFCSTTQSDHSVPGSGTTTTDTTDDNGHGTHVTGTIAEETDNGVGVASIAPGVKIMPLKALDSDGSGYTSDICNAIDYAVNNGADIINLSLGSSSTSKTLETACDNARENGVLVVAAAGNDDTEDETYPAAYDSVLAVGAVGYDTSAKASYSNYGDWVDVMAYGGDVDSDDTIPYIEDGTTRNGIYQWTIDPDATGENGGYYYYVGTSMATPHVTALAALLLSKDSSRTPDELSSLICDTATAMDCCKYGLIDPMAAIENDVNDVSDTATISFTSGESQSTSWTLSAAPGDISVSVDVDEEYLSDVSVTLYDEDDNEAADADASDVADGAISLSYTVDATDTGTYTLTITYSGSSS, encoded by the coding sequence ATGGCAAGGATACGCGGAATATTCGAAAGGATTTTCCTTTTTCCATGTCTCCTTTTGCTTTCTCTTACCGGCTGTTCCATGTCAACGACAAAATCACCTTCATATACTGTAACAGTCTCATGGAAATCCTATATGGCTGATACTGATTTGGAAACAGCTGGCACTACCACAGCATCAGGCAATACCGTCAGTTCATCAAGTCACTCAACTGCCGATGCTGCAAGTTCTGCCGTAGGATCCGTCACCACGTTCGTCACAGGTTCAAAATTCCCGGAAATACAGGATTCCACAAGATTCATCGTAGGCTATAGCCATGAAAATTCATCTTTTTCTGCTGACAGACTTGGCGACCTCCATACCATGGAAAACAAATTCCTGGACAATATGGGGATTACACGGTATACACGGCAACAACCAGAAAATACGATCCATCCGGCCCCGTTCGACCGTATGGAAGTTCCTACAGGAAAATTCAATTCAACCGAAGATATTGCGCAGGAAATGAACAAGAACTTCAAGGAACAAGGTGGTACGGGCACTGAGGTAGCTTATGTTGAACCTGATTATACCATACAGGCCTTTTCCACAGCACCAGATGATCCATCCTATGACATGCAATGGAACATGCAGGATAATTATATGGATATACCTGACCTGCATGAAATTACATCCGGAAGTTCCGACATCACCGTGGCAGTCATCGATACCGGTGTCTATGAAGACGGAGAAGACTTTTCATCTGACACCTTCGTCACTGGATATAACTTTTGCAGTACCACGCAATCTGATCATTCAGTTCCCGGCTCAGGGACCACGACAACAGACACCACGGACGACAATGGACATGGTACCCATGTAACTGGAACGATTGCAGAAGAAACTGATAACGGAGTCGGTGTTGCCTCCATAGCACCGGGAGTAAAGATCATGCCATTGAAAGCCTTGGATTCTGATGGTTCAGGCTACACTTCCGATATCTGTAATGCCATCGACTATGCTGTCAATAATGGAGCAGATATCATCAACCTTTCCCTCGGGAGCTCAAGCACTTCAAAGACACTCGAGACAGCCTGTGATAATGCCAGGGAAAACGGCGTACTTGTCGTCGCTGCAGCAGGCAATGACGATACAGAAGATGAAACATATCCAGCTGCGTATGATTCAGTCCTGGCTGTCGGTGCAGTAGGATATGATACTTCAGCAAAAGCAAGTTATTCCAACTATGGCGATTGGGTAGATGTCATGGCCTATGGCGGAGATGTCGATAGCGATGACACTATTCCTTATATTGAAGATGGCACTACAAGAAACGGTATCTACCAATGGACGATTGATCCAGATGCAACAGGAGAAAACGGGGGATACTATTACTATGTCGGTACTTCCATGGCAACCCCGCATGTAACAGCTCTGGCTGCATTGTTGCTTTCCAAGGATTCCTCAAGGACTCCTGATGAACTTTCATCTCTCATCTGTGATACAGCTACGGCAATGGACTGTTGCAAATACGGACTTATCGACCCAATGGCAGCAATAGAAAACGATGTCAATGACGTATCGGACACGGCAACCATATCATTTACCAGCGGAGAAAGCCAGTCGACCAGCTGGACGCTTTCTGCGGCGCCCGGTGATATTTCCGTTTCCGTTGATGTTGATGAGGAATACCTCAGCGATGTTTCCGTGACACTTTATGATGAGGATGATAATGAAGCCGCTGATGCAGATGCATCAGATGTTGCTGACGGGGCCATTTCCCTCTCTTATACCGTCGATGCTACCGATACAGGAACCTATACGCTGACTATTACTTACTCAGGTTCTTCTTCTTGA
- a CDS encoding FAD-dependent oxidoreductase, whose product MSNKTYLVVGGVAGGAGVAARLRRLDENARIVMYERGPYVSFANCGLPYYAGGTIAERDRLLVTPESTFVNAFGIEVKSNTEVLSIDREAKSVEVKDLKTGKTWKEKYDNLVLSPGCNPFVPPVPGVDDKAVFTVRNIPDIDKVVSALDAGAHKAVVVGGGFIGIEMAENLKEKGLDVSLVEAADQVMLTLDTDMVAPVHQTLRANGIKLYLSQALKGIERKGTTVAVQLPDAVISNVDMVILSIGVRPESKLAKDAGLKLGPRGHIVVDQMCRTSDPSISAIGDAIEYPSPMGEGSNAIALAGPVNKMARLCADAIVTGTCRPYKGTFGNSIAKVFDLSCGSVGCSERMLKKSGNTGYGVAITHGVDHAGYYPGALPVSLKLIYDKESGKVLGAQAVGSRSVDKKLDVISAVMGLGGTVDDLSGFEQAYAPPFNSAKDLVNMVGMIAQNQRDGLDELVTYDEAEKKIKEGAVLVDVRTKDEYDLGHIENSLNIPHDQFRANLDKFPKDKPIVLMCAIGLRGHIGGRILRQRGFTQVYNVTGGYKTWAPVRADREASKQLPADNGDAPRREPIAENQDHTEKQKITLTLDACGLQCPGPIVQLKKKIDTMSDGDLLEVKATDPGFQRDVASWCKMTGCKLVSLDKEDGIIKAVIEKGAKVSGNSQQIVSSKSGASLIVFSNDFDKALAAFVLANGAAASGKDVTMFFTFWGLSVLRRKPNKKVRKDFMGKMFGAMLPDDMDHLKLSHMNFAGMGPKMMKSRMKKKQVDQLRTMFAQAKAQGVRMVACQMSMDIMGVTEAELLDGVEVGGVATYMEAASSCDVNLFV is encoded by the coding sequence ATGAGTAATAAGACGTATTTGGTAGTCGGTGGCGTTGCAGGTGGGGCTGGTGTTGCAGCCCGACTGAGGAGACTTGATGAAAATGCCAGGATCGTGATGTATGAGAGAGGACCCTATGTCAGTTTTGCAAACTGTGGTCTTCCATACTATGCCGGCGGTACCATAGCAGAAAGGGATCGGTTGCTTGTCACACCCGAATCGACATTCGTCAATGCTTTTGGTATCGAAGTCAAGAGCAATACGGAAGTACTGTCCATAGACCGGGAAGCCAAGAGCGTGGAAGTAAAGGACCTGAAGACCGGAAAGACATGGAAGGAAAAATATGACAACCTTGTCCTTAGTCCCGGTTGCAATCCGTTTGTGCCCCCTGTTCCTGGTGTAGATGACAAGGCTGTCTTTACAGTCAGGAACATTCCGGATATCGATAAAGTCGTTTCTGCTCTTGACGCAGGAGCACATAAGGCCGTTGTTGTCGGCGGTGGTTTCATCGGTATCGAAATGGCTGAGAATCTCAAGGAAAAGGGATTGGATGTCTCTCTGGTAGAGGCTGCTGACCAGGTGATGCTTACACTGGATACCGATATGGTGGCACCCGTACATCAGACTCTCAGGGCCAACGGCATCAAATTATATCTTTCACAGGCTCTCAAAGGTATTGAACGCAAAGGGACTACCGTCGCTGTGCAACTTCCCGATGCAGTCATTTCCAACGTGGATATGGTCATCCTTTCAATAGGTGTCAGACCTGAGAGCAAACTGGCAAAAGATGCAGGGTTGAAACTCGGCCCACGCGGACATATCGTCGTTGACCAGATGTGCAGGACAAGTGACCCTTCAATCTCTGCGATCGGTGATGCCATTGAGTATCCTTCTCCTATGGGTGAGGGAAGCAATGCAATTGCCTTGGCAGGACCTGTCAACAAGATGGCAAGGCTTTGTGCCGATGCAATTGTCACTGGAACCTGCAGGCCTTACAAAGGAACTTTCGGCAACAGCATTGCAAAAGTATTCGACTTGAGCTGCGGCAGTGTCGGCTGCAGTGAAAGAATGCTGAAGAAAAGCGGCAATACAGGCTATGGCGTTGCTATTACCCATGGGGTTGACCATGCAGGTTACTATCCTGGTGCCCTGCCGGTTTCCCTCAAGCTTATCTATGACAAAGAAAGTGGCAAGGTGCTCGGTGCCCAGGCTGTCGGCAGCAGGAGCGTAGACAAGAAGCTTGATGTCATCTCTGCTGTCATGGGACTTGGTGGAACTGTTGATGACCTGAGTGGATTTGAACAGGCTTATGCCCCACCGTTCAACAGCGCAAAGGACCTGGTCAACATGGTCGGTATGATTGCCCAGAACCAACGTGATGGACTTGATGAACTTGTCACGTACGATGAAGCGGAAAAGAAAATTAAGGAAGGTGCCGTACTTGTTGATGTCAGAACCAAGGATGAGTATGATTTGGGGCATATCGAAAACAGCCTTAATATTCCGCATGATCAATTCAGGGCAAATCTTGACAAATTTCCGAAGGATAAGCCGATTGTCCTTATGTGTGCGATAGGCCTGAGGGGCCATATAGGAGGCAGAATCCTCAGACAACGTGGATTTACCCAGGTCTATAATGTCACGGGTGGCTATAAGACATGGGCACCGGTACGTGCTGACCGTGAAGCAAGCAAGCAATTGCCTGCTGATAATGGAGATGCTCCCCGGCGTGAGCCAATAGCAGAGAACCAAGACCATACTGAAAAACAAAAAATAACGTTGACGCTTGATGCCTGCGGGCTGCAGTGTCCTGGACCGATCGTACAGCTCAAGAAAAAGATTGATACCATGTCTGACGGAGATTTGCTTGAGGTCAAGGCAACGGATCCTGGTTTCCAGCGTGATGTGGCTTCCTGGTGCAAAATGACCGGTTGTAAACTTGTCTCTCTTGACAAGGAAGATGGCATCATCAAGGCAGTCATTGAGAAAGGAGCCAAAGTGAGTGGGAATTCACAACAGATTGTCTCTTCAAAATCCGGAGCTTCCTTGATTGTCTTCTCCAATGACTTTGACAAAGCCCTTGCAGCATTTGTCTTGGCCAATGGGGCAGCGGCAAGCGGCAAGGATGTCACCATGTTCTTTACGTTCTGGGGATTGTCAGTACTTCGACGCAAACCTAACAAGAAAGTCCGCAAGGATTTCATGGGCAAGATGTTCGGGGCAATGCTTCCTGATGACATGGACCATCTGAAGCTTTCCCATATGAATTTCGCAGGTATGGGACCTAAGATGATGAAGTCTAGGATGAAGAAGAAACAAGTCGACCAGCTGAGGACCATGTTTGCACAAGCCAAGGCACAGGGCGTCCGGATGGTGGCTTGCCAGATGTCAATGGACATCATGGGAGTGACTGAAGCAGAACTTCTTGACGGAGTCGAAGTCGGTGGCGTAGCAACCTACATGGAAGCTGCCAGTAGCTGTGATGTCAATCTCTTTGTCTAA
- a CDS encoding MarR family winged helix-turn-helix transcriptional regulator — protein MIDLCALRVLLRDLQQVEDHMKKEVGLTFTEASTLCAIEKGNDAPAAIAAAMGLSPSRASRLIMSLENKGMLIRCPSMDDKRVVNLGLTAKGKNVLDKFHHCDTCLPRYIEEALIKGQENE, from the coding sequence ATGATTGATTTGTGCGCATTGCGAGTTTTATTGCGGGATCTCCAGCAGGTCGAGGACCACATGAAGAAAGAAGTAGGGTTGACCTTTACGGAAGCCTCCACGCTGTGTGCCATAGAAAAAGGCAATGATGCTCCTGCAGCCATTGCAGCGGCCATGGGCTTGTCGCCTTCAAGGGCGAGCCGCCTGATCATGTCCCTTGAAAACAAGGGCATGTTGATCCGGTGTCCTTCGATGGATGACAAGAGGGTAGTCAACCTTGGGCTTACGGCAAAAGGCAAGAACGTATTGGACAAATTTCACCATTGTGATACTTGTCTTCCCCGATATATCGAGGAAGCTTTGATAAAAGGACAGGAAAATGAGTAA
- the murQ gene encoding N-acetylmuramic acid 6-phosphate etherase: MERILTTEENNPVSVGIDTKSTLEICRIINDEDKTVPYAVEKALPDIAALVDDVVIAFKKGGRLLYIGAGTSGRLGVLDASECPPTFGVSPELVQGIIAGGVPALTRAIEHAEDDGQAGIQALRDLAFCPDDVLVGITASGEAAFVLEALKYARDLGAVVGAISCNASSRVFEAAKHRIYLPVGPEIIAGSTRMKSGTAQKLALNMITTITMIKMGKVYDNYMVNLVPTNRKLVKRAKKLIKKISDCSDEEVERVWSQCHDDTTVAILMAMKHDEYEHARLQLENSDWNLHKALQLYE; this comes from the coding sequence ATGGAAAGAATATTGACGACTGAAGAAAACAATCCGGTATCGGTCGGCATCGATACAAAAAGCACCCTGGAAATCTGCAGGATCATCAATGATGAAGACAAGACGGTCCCTTATGCAGTAGAAAAAGCCTTGCCTGATATTGCAGCACTGGTAGATGACGTAGTCATAGCATTCAAAAAGGGCGGAAGGCTGCTATACATAGGAGCCGGAACCAGCGGACGTCTGGGAGTTCTCGATGCTTCGGAATGCCCACCGACCTTCGGCGTATCGCCTGAACTTGTCCAAGGCATCATTGCCGGTGGCGTACCGGCCCTTACAAGGGCCATCGAACATGCAGAAGACGATGGGCAGGCAGGTATCCAAGCTCTCAGGGACCTTGCTTTCTGCCCGGATGACGTATTGGTAGGCATTACAGCCTCAGGGGAAGCCGCTTTTGTCCTTGAAGCCCTGAAATATGCCAGGGATTTGGGTGCCGTTGTCGGTGCTATCAGCTGCAATGCCTCTTCCCGCGTGTTTGAGGCTGCAAAACACAGGATCTACCTACCGGTCGGTCCTGAAATCATTGCGGGAAGTACCAGGATGAAAAGTGGGACAGCCCAGAAACTGGCTCTCAACATGATTACGACCATCACGATGATAAAGATGGGAAAAGTCTATGATAACTACATGGTAAATCTGGTCCCGACCAATAGGAAATTAGTCAAACGGGCAAAGAAACTGATAAAAAAAATCTCCGACTGCAGTGACGAGGAAGTAGAGAGGGTATGGTCCCAATGTCATGACGATACCACCGTGGCCATACTGATGGCTATGAAACATGACGAATATGAACATGCCCGCCTGCAGTTGGAAAACTCAGACTGGAACTTGCATAAAGCTTTGCAGCTTTATGAATAA